The DNA region CAAGAAATTTAAATATAGGTCAGCAGGTGATGATTCCTATTCAAGGTCTTGATAATGCCAAGCAGGTGGATTTGGCTCAATATGAAGAAGAGCAAGAGAGAATAAGAGAGGGTAAATTCGTATATTTTGAATCTTTGCCTCCGCCTGATTATGAATATAAAGATATAATGTACCATATAAGGGCAGGGGATACGCTTTGGATTATTGCAAGAAAATTCAAAGTGGATATTGCTGAGATTAAAGCATGGAATAAGCTTGACAGTAATGTGCTTTCAATAGGCTCAGAAATATTTTTGAGAATACCTGTAAATAAATAACAATCATGCTAAAAATTGAAAAGATATTTATACCATTGATATTATAGCAATTATTATTTATAATAATATTTTTGTAGTTTTTAATAGTTTGGCTTTAGTTTTTTATAAGTAAAATATATTGAAGTAACTATAATGGAAATATTTTTCAATTAATAATCTCCTCTTAATAAATGAAATATAGTTGTTTATATCAATAAATTATATATTAGCTTGACTACTGCTTATATTTTTTATATAATTAATCGTATAAAAAATATATTAATATAGGAGTTTTATTATGGTAGAATTAGATAAAGATACTTTTGATGAAAAGGTTATTAATTCAAAAGAATTATGCTTAGTTGATTATTTCGGCGATACTTGTGAACCTTGTAAAGCATTAATGCCTCATGTTCATGAATTAGCTAAACAATATGAAGGCAAAGTACCTTTCTATTCTTTTAATACTTCTAAAGCAAGAAGATTAGCTATTCGTGAAAAGATTTTAGGACTTCCTACTATTGCTATTTATAAAGATGGTGCTAAAGTAAAAGAAGTAACTAAAGAAGAAGCTACTATTGAAAATATTAAAGCTATGGTTGATAGTATGTTATAATATTTGGTTTTATGAATCATTAAAGGCTCTATTATTTTTATAATAATAAAGCCTTTTTTATTTAACAATTATAAATTGCTTACTATCTAAAGTTTACAAATTGCAAAGGTATAGGATAATCTTTTCCCTTTAGCATAGTAATTACAGCTTGCAAATCATCTTTTTTAGCACCAGATACTCTTACTTGTTCATCTTGTATGCTTGCTTGAACTTTCAATTTCATGTCTTTTATATCTTTTACTATTTCTTTTGCCAAATCTTTATCTATGCCATTAACTATTTCATTTATCTCTCTAACAGCATCTCCGCTTGCTTTTTCTTTTTTCTTTTCTCTCAAACTTTTTTGATTTAAGCCTCTTTTTATAAATTTCTGAAATAAAATATCTTTTACTTGATTGAGTACAAACTCTGCAGGTGCTGTTATGGTTACAGTTTTTTCACCTTTGTTTAATTCTATTGTGATATTTTGCCCTTTAAAATCGAATCTATTGCTAATTTCTTTCACAGCAACATTAACACAATCGTCCATAACCTGCATATCTACTACTGAAACTATATCAAAGCTTGGATCTTTTGGCATAAATCCCTCCTAATAATTATTTTTTTATTTATTTTTTAAAACTTTATTATAAAGTTTTTTATATTCTAAAGCAGTTTTTAAAAGCGAATAATCTTTTTTCATAGCATTATCTACAAGATTATCGAAATGATTTTTATTATTATAATATAAATCGAAAGCTAAGTCCATAGCCTCAACGAATGACTTTTGAGAATATTCATTGAATGAAAAGCCAGTTGCTTTTTTTATTGTTTTGACACCATTATAATTAACAACAGTATCTTTAAGACCTCCCACAGAATGCACTATTGGAAGGCTTCCATATTTCATGCTATATATTTGATTAAGTCCGCAAGGTTCAAATCTGCTTGGCATTAAATATATGTCGCTTGCTGCTGTTAGCTTATGAGCTAATGCTTCATCAAATAAAAATAGCACTCTTATATTTTTTGCTCTTTTTACTCTCGCTACAAAATCATTTTCAAAGTCTTTAAAATAATTATTGCTGCTAAATAAAAATATAAAATTAGCATCATAAGTAGAAAGTTCAAAGAAAGATGAATATATTAAATCAAGCCCTTTTTGAGGGTCGAACCTTGATATCATGGTAACTAATGGATAATTTTTTTCTTTTATTTTTAATTCTTTATATAAGGCATTTCTTATTAATTTCTTTTTTTCTTTTGTATTTATATCATAATTATGTTTTATATATTTATCTGTTGTTGGATTCCATTGAGTGTCATGCATGCCGTTTAATACGCCGAATAATTTGCCTTGTTCATTTTTATTTAAAAGTAAATTGTTTAATCCGCATCCAAACTCTTCTGTTTGTATTTCTTTGGCATAATTTGGGCTTACTGTTGTTACTATATCTGAAAGTATAATGCCTGCCTTTATAAAGCTAACATATCCATAAAACTCTATTCTGCTTGGTATGAAATATTTCCAAGATATATTAAGAAGTGAGTATATATCTGTGTTAAAATTGCCTTGATAGGCTAAATTATGAATAGTAAATATTACTTTTGTGTTTTTAAAAGCTTCTTCGGTGTTGTATATTTCTTTTATATAGAGTGCTGCCAATGCACTTTGCCAATCATGTAAATGAACTATGTCTAATTTAATATTTTCTTTTTTGTGTAGGTATATTAATAATTCTATGGCACTTTTAGTAAAAGCTATAAACCTTTTGGCATTGTCTTCATAGTCTTTAGAGTTTTCTGAATATATGCCGTCTCTTTTAAATAAAAAATCATTCTTTACAAAATAAACATCAATATTATTGTATTTGTGTTTGATAATTTCTGTTTGTATTGTTTCTGAGCCGAGTTTTATATCGAATGAGGTGTATGTATTATTGTTTATTAGTTTATAATTATCTTTATAAAGCGGTATAATTAAAGAACTATTAACGTTTACTTGTTTTAAAGCATGCGGAAGATTTCCAGCGATGTCTCCTAATCCACCTGTTTTTGAAAACGGGTAGGCTTCACTTGAAATCATAAATACATTCATAAATAATAATCTCTTTTAAAATATATTTATATAATATATTTATATACCTTTTAACTCTAAAAATCAACTATTTAAAATTACATATATTAAAAAAATTATTTTTTTAAATATATATAATGACTTTTACTTCTCAATAAATATTTATTTTTCTTGACAATAATTTTAATATAATTACTATATATACGATTTAATTATTATTATTTTATAATTTTTTATAGGAGTTTAATAATGAAAGCTGCTGTATTTTATGAAAAACAAAAAATCGTTGTAGAAAACGTAAATATAAAAGAGCCTAAGGATAATGAAGTTTTAATAAAAGTAAAATATGCTGGAGTTTGCGGAACTGATGTACATATATATGAAGGCGAGAAAGGCTGTACTGATGTTAAGCCTCCTAGGATATTGGGGCATGAGCTTTCTGGCTGTGTAGAGAAAGTTGGGAAGAATGTTACTAAAGTTAAAATTGGAGATAAAGTTGCTGTTGATCCTAATGACTACTGCAACAATTGCTATTATTGTAATAATGCCAAAAAACATTTATGTAATAACATGACAGCTGTTGGGGTATCATTAGACGGAGGATTTGCTGAATATGTTACAGTTAAAGAGAATTTAGTATTTAAAGTGGCTGATAATGTTTCTTATGAGAGTGCTGCCATGATTGAACCTATTTCATGCTGTTTACATGGTATTGATTTGATGGATATTAAACAGGGTGATACTGTAATGGTGGTCGGTGCAGGAAACATTGGACTTATGATGGTTCAACTTTTAAAATACAAAGGTGCTGTTAATATAATTGCTGTAGAGCCGTTTGAAAAAAGAAGAAATAGAGCAAAAAAATATGGTGCTAACATTGTAATAGACCCTATTAATGATAATACTGAAGATATATTAAAAAATAATAATATATTTAATATTGATAAGGTTATAGATTGTGCTGGTAAGGTGCAGACTGCTGAATATTCTATTAAATATGCGGGTAAGGGTGCTGAGATAATGCTTTTTGGGCTTACTGCTCCTGATGATGAAGTAAAAATAAAACCTTTTGATATGTTTCAAAAAGAGCTTACAATAAAAACTTCTTTTGTTAATCCTTATGCCTTTGAGAGGGCTGCCGATTTATTAGCAAGAGGTATTATAGACGTCTCAGAAATTATAACTGATATTGTTGACTTAGAAAATATTAATGATGTATTTATTAATAAGTTATATGCTAAAGACGGTAAAGTTTTAATTAAGGCATGATTATAGTAAAATTGTTATTGAGAGGAGTATTAATTTTTAAAGTTAATACTCTTTTTTAGTTTTTATAACGCTCCCCGCCCTTTATTTTCTATTGTTTTATTTTAAATTTCTAATTCTAATTAGAAATTTAAAATTAATAAAAAAGCGCTCCCACCCAAGCTTTTATTATATTTTAAATTTTATTCAACGCACGGTTAAAAAACTATTATTTATAAATAAAATGACATAATAAAAATACACTAATAATTTATTGCTTAATTTAGCGTGCGGTATTGAAATAATTAAATTTTATTGTATTGAATTATTTTTTTTATTTTATATAATGTAACTATGTATATATTTGAATTTAAAGAGATAGGTAAAGAGTCCATTTGGGGCGGTAACACATTAGTTAAATCTTATTCTAAACCTTTTGATAAAGATAAGAATATTGGTGAAAGTTGGGAAATATGTGATTTAAAAAATGATAAAAATATCATAGCAAACGGCGAGTTTAAAGATAAGGATATATCATTTGTAATAGAGCAGCTTGGAGAAAAACTTTTAGGAAGTAATTGCCAAAACAATAAAGATTTTCCTTTACTAATAAAAATTATAGATGCAAGAGATAAATTATCAATACAAGTTCATCCCGATGAAGAATATGCTAATAAAAAAC from Brachyspira pilosicoli includes:
- the trxA gene encoding thioredoxin TrxA, translating into MVELDKDTFDEKVINSKELCLVDYFGDTCEPCKALMPHVHELAKQYEGKVPFYSFNTSKARRLAIREKILGLPTIAIYKDGAKVKEVTKEEATIENIKAMVDSML
- a CDS encoding YajQ family cyclic di-GMP-binding protein, which codes for MPKDPSFDIVSVVDMQVMDDCVNVAVKEISNRFDFKGQNITIELNKGEKTVTITAPAEFVLNQVKDILFQKFIKRGLNQKSLREKKKEKASGDAVREINEIVNGIDKDLAKEIVKDIKDMKLKVQASIQDEQVRVSGAKKDDLQAVITMLKGKDYPIPLQFVNFR
- a CDS encoding glycogen/starch synthase encodes the protein MNVFMISSEAYPFSKTGGLGDIAGNLPHALKQVNVNSSLIIPLYKDNYKLINNNTYTSFDIKLGSETIQTEIIKHKYNNIDVYFVKNDFLFKRDGIYSENSKDYEDNAKRFIAFTKSAIELLIYLHKKENIKLDIVHLHDWQSALAALYIKEIYNTEEAFKNTKVIFTIHNLAYQGNFNTDIYSLLNISWKYFIPSRIEFYGYVSFIKAGIILSDIVTTVSPNYAKEIQTEEFGCGLNNLLLNKNEQGKLFGVLNGMHDTQWNPTTDKYIKHNYDINTKEKKKLIRNALYKELKIKEKNYPLVTMISRFDPQKGLDLIYSSFFELSTYDANFIFLFSSNNYFKDFENDFVARVKRAKNIRVLFLFDEALAHKLTAASDIYLMPSRFEPCGLNQIYSMKYGSLPIVHSVGGLKDTVVNYNGVKTIKKATGFSFNEYSQKSFVEAMDLAFDLYYNNKNHFDNLVDNAMKKDYSLLKTALEYKKLYNKVLKNK
- a CDS encoding zinc-dependent alcohol dehydrogenase family protein encodes the protein MKAAVFYEKQKIVVENVNIKEPKDNEVLIKVKYAGVCGTDVHIYEGEKGCTDVKPPRILGHELSGCVEKVGKNVTKVKIGDKVAVDPNDYCNNCYYCNNAKKHLCNNMTAVGVSLDGGFAEYVTVKENLVFKVADNVSYESAAMIEPISCCLHGIDLMDIKQGDTVMVVGAGNIGLMMVQLLKYKGAVNIIAVEPFEKRRNRAKKYGANIVIDPINDNTEDILKNNNIFNIDKVIDCAGKVQTAEYSIKYAGKGAEIMLFGLTAPDDEVKIKPFDMFQKELTIKTSFVNPYAFERAADLLARGIIDVSEIITDIVDLENINDVFINKLYAKDGKVLIKA